In Candidatus Abyssobacteria bacterium SURF_5, one DNA window encodes the following:
- a CDS encoding molybdenum cofactor guanylyltransferase has protein sequence MESAVILAGGKSTRIGQNKALLDFGGESLIGRIYRILKSAFNDVFVSANDKDIYKFLGAPVIPDAFPGGGSLAGIHAGLLACASAHCFFVACDMPFINIELIRRLHGLIDGYDVIIPVSTVGYEPLHAFYSRQCLPHIQQQLEQRNLKVIDFFSQVRIREVKRTELQGCDPSELSYFNINTKDKYELALRRLKTM, from the coding sequence ATGGAATCGGCGGTTATCCTTGCCGGAGGCAAAAGCACCCGCATCGGACAAAACAAGGCGCTGCTCGACTTCGGTGGAGAATCGCTGATCGGCCGGATTTACCGCATTCTCAAGTCCGCCTTTAACGATGTCTTCGTCTCTGCAAACGACAAGGACATCTACAAATTCCTCGGCGCCCCCGTCATCCCGGATGCGTTTCCTGGCGGGGGCTCCTTGGCCGGCATCCATGCCGGCCTCCTCGCGTGCGCGTCTGCCCACTGCTTCTTCGTTGCGTGCGATATGCCTTTCATCAATATCGAACTTATCCGCCGCCTGCACGGTCTGATCGACGGCTATGACGTGATCATTCCGGTCAGCACCGTTGGATATGAACCGCTTCATGCGTTCTATTCCCGGCAATGCCTCCCCCACATTCAACAACAGCTCGAACAGCGGAATTTGAAGGTTATCGATTTCTTCTCCCAGGTTAGAATTCGAGAAGTCAAACGAACAGAGCTTCAGGGATGCGACCCCAGCGAGCTGTCTTACTTCAACATCAACACAAAGGATAAATACGAGCTGGCGTTGCGCCGTTTGAAAACTATGTAA